Part of the Mytilus trossulus isolate FHL-02 chromosome 2, PNRI_Mtr1.1.1.hap1, whole genome shotgun sequence genome is shown below.
ggtcgatgccactgctgttggacgtttcattcccgagggtatcaccagctcagtagtcaacactttggtgttgacatgaatatcaataatgtggtcatttttcctgtttacaaaactttgaatatttcgaaaagctaaggattttcttatcccaggcacagattaccttagccgtatttggcacaacttttttgaattttggatcatcaaggctcttcaactttgtattgtttggctttataaatatttcgatatgagcgtcactgatgagtcttatgtagacgaaacgcgcgtctggcgtactaaattataatcctgcaacctttgataactatcttcaccactgggttgatgtcaatgctggtggacgtttcgtccccgatggtatcaccagcccagtagtcaacacttcggtgttgacatgaatatcaataatgtggtcatttttataaatttcctctttacaaaactttgaatttttcgaaaaactaaggattttttttatcccaggcatagataaccttagtcgtatttggcacaaattttaggaattttgaatTCTCAAtgctcaactttgtacttgtttggcgttttaaatagtttgatatgcgcgtcactgatgagtcctatgtagacgaaacccgtgtctggcgttctaaatttaaattataatactggtaccaTTGAAAACTAATAAGAAAAAGTAGTTATACCGATATCTTATATTGTCAGTCATTTATGGTGTAGCCTAGGACATACATCTCCCGTCCTGCACTACATACTTCATTTGTTTTagctacaaaaataaaaaatctaaagtatgatttattttgGTTTAATCATTAATGAAGGTGAAATAGTAAAATAATGATTCCATTTAAGCAGCCAGTATCGTTCAATATTGTCAAAGTaagctaagaaacattgatgatgaattattcacttgcaagtgaataattcaaccTCATTGGATACGTactcatgtgaacttcaattaaACCCCTTAGCTAGAGATAGATTATGCATGAATTGTGCGTGTTCGGTTTTTAATGGAAAATGTATACCAACATCGAAattgaaacaaaggtaaatcattttatttactgATTcgatccaaaaaaaatcatacttgtGCAGGTAAGAAAGGatgattaacatatatttttaatctgtaATATGAAATTAGACACAGAAAAATTCAACTGTACAAGTTTTgctttctatctatattgatagttatgtttatatttattatgtgaCCATTGTATTTCAACTCGATAGTcaagactaaaatacacacgaagcGAAGGCTACATGCTATCAATACCACGCCCtgtaaattgttaatttaagactttttttttaatttgaatgagTGTTTACATGATTATGATTCAAAtatgagtcaaatcggtgaacacGAATTTGACAGCAAGTGCCTCTTTAATGTAAGATGAGTACATACAATTATATAGGTAGGAAAGCGTGTCATTTTAGAGTAAAGAAGTTCAATCGGACGCCAAATGATAAAAGACAACAACACAAACGTATCGCACAAGTTATAAAGCATAATTTTTGTTCCGTCTCTTATCTATAGGCAAATATATCTATCAGTGTTAGAGATAACCGTCAAGACGTTTGACCACAATAGGAAGACGAAACTTATTCATAAAATATGGCatttcataaatatgtttatatcgTGGTTATTCTAGAACTATGGTTTCACGAATGTTTGTGTGATTATCAATATCCTGAACAATACGTAAAGGAAATGTTGGGTATGAGATTaaacttgtttaaaataactGATTAAATATTGATTGATGTTTACGTAGTTTGATTTCTTTTGAAAGTACGAAACTTTTGATGTATGCAGTAAAAagttctttttctgttttttctttTAGATAACTTTAATGATAGACTGACGATGATGCAGAAAGAAAGCACCTATCTTAGGGATGAGTTTGAAAACCTAAAAAGGGAGTGCTTACGACCTAAAGATTTACAGCAGATGACAGATACTCGCAAACGTATTCTCCTTGCAGGTAATTCTTAACAAAAGGagtatgagaaaaaaaattattagtaTACTAAAATCCAATTCAATATCATGATTTGAGAGGtaaacattttacttttgaaaaggCCAGAACAGAGCATGTAAAATGTATCACATAGGGcacatattcaaaattttctaGACCTTGAAACGAAACTAGTCTTAAAACCAGTTAAAAGACCGTTTAAAGGGGAACGCGCCGGTCACGGACATAACATATTACAACACAGttaaagcccccccccccccaaaaaaaaaaagcagcaTACGTACGAAAACGGTCTTCTCGATTATTCGACACGATTTCAAACAAAAACGTAAAACATTTGTTGTCTGGTGCCAAGAACTGAGTCCGTTAATCTCATTCACATTTTATAGCCTCGCAAGAAAGTTGTCgatgccatatagttttacccttgtccgtcatTCCGTCATTCTATCATTCGTCGCCCTTCTGTCATTCCGTCATTCCGCATTAAACCattatacggattttttttaaacgccTTGAGATATTGGTCTGATATTTAGTATGTGAGTTTACCATGTTGAGTTACAgaatttttgcagaaattacGGGCTGTGGActtaaattgttgaaaatcacagttattcggagtttttttctaaacgccttgaGATATTGgtttgatttttggtatgtgagttcaCCATGTTGAGTTACAGATTAAGGTTAAGTTTCGTTCTGCTCCGCTAATTTTTTACGAAATTACGGGCCTtagactttgataaattgttgaaaatcacagttatactgACTTTTATTCTATACGCCTTCAGGTTTTTAGCTGAGGTTTAATATGTGAGTCTACCATCATGTTAGTGTCCGCATGTGTTCTTagaattatagatttttttttttaactttttgagaTAGAGCCATTTGTGTCGTTTCGACAAATCTAGTTTCATTTAACATTTACAGTATGCTTATTGCAGAGcttatatcatttttaattaaattaaattctttatcaattatagattaatatatatgtataaatgtatgatATATTCTTGCTAGTTATCTTTTGCATGCTTAAGTTTGGATAAGTAAAACTTATGCAGCAAACTAATTACCCATTAACGCACTTTTTGCATTATAAAATGGCAAATGTTTCCTTGATATgattgcatatacatgtattggttttatgatgtattatatatctacatttagtttattttcttattttatatatgttccggaccatatgagtatttggaccccatacgcgtatggtcatgaccatatgcgtatactcatatggtccgaccgtacgcgtatggtcggaccatatgagtattatattcgtttggttattaacgggccggaccatatgagtatttggaccatacaggtattttttcaaattacatcaTAAACGTATCAATACAAAAACTATCTAAAAAAGCAATGATGGTTACAtgcaatgtatttatttttataattctaaGACTacgtaaaattaaatattgatgccctagttagttttcatcgctgcttacattgcctatgtacattttaaaactgtttgtatgcacattgaacgacagatttatgtgacgtatatcaatttttgacatcagacactcaaatcaattaatgtgttcgtagatagcagatgtttttgttttctgttgaatttttccttttaaaattgttatacgatgatgactgatgtacccatattttgactatttaatTAATTgagactgtttatttaacgcatgtaaatataacggaatttgatgagactgttattaaagtgagagggttagcgctatagaaccaggtttaatccaccattttctacatttgaaaatgcctgtaccaagtcaggaatatgacagttcttgtccattcgtttttgatgcgttttgttatttgaatttgccatgtgattatggactttccgaattgattttcctccgagttcagtatttttgtgattttacttaataccatatgaagagttgAGACGTATctaaagtaaactgtaacagagtgtcAATTACctcgaccatacgcgtatggtcggaccatatgagtatatacccatatggtcatgaccatacgcgtatggtccaaatactcatatggtccggagcATATATATCctaatgttaaaaacaaatgtatctaTACGATAATAAGATTAATGCTATTAAGTATTAACTTCATTGAAATAATTCAGCAGCACTGTTCTTATTCAGGTGCAGATTCTAAAAGAATAGCATTTTCTACAACATTAACACACAACGCAGTTTTGGGGTACCATACTCCAATTGAATTCGATAGAATAATCACCAATGTAGGAAATGCATACGATTCAAGTGACGGCCATTTTATTGCTCCGATCAAGGGATTATATCTCATATCTGTTTCAATAATGAACGTTGAGGGTCACGAAGAATACACGGAAATAGTACGGAATGGCGTGCAGTATGTTGCCATGTACTCCGATGATGACGACTACAGTATGGCGAGTCAAACTATTGTGGTTTTGCTCGAGACAGGTGACAAAGTATGGGTAAGAAAACTTTTTGGAGGATCTGCTACTATTCTTGGACATCCAAACGAACCATATAACACATTTTCTGGAGTGCTTCTTTTTGAAATGTAGGAAggcgacatatatatatatacagattggtaactttgtttttcttttgttctaaAAACAGATGTGGACACTGATTAGTGTGGGTAGTAAATTTTTTGTTAGAATAACGGTTCTTCGGGACTTTCATGCTGAATTTAGCATGATAAGTATGATAAAAATAGTAATATTAAGAAGGTTTTAATACCTATGTTTGTTCCCTTTTAGCCGAACTTATAGGTAATGTAAAATTGAATTTCTGGGCATAACTACAGTTAACTTGTAGCTAGTATATGTTCACCCTGATATTATATGTGCACGATGTGGTTTGATTCTCTTTCTCATTGGGTTCTGGGTTAAAATATGTTCCATGATGACAGCGTGGCATCATATACTTTAAATCAGTATATATGATCACCCTCGAACCATTTATTTAAGACTtagttaaatgtttataaatttacagtttCAAAGAAGCAGCCAATTGTATGTATTTCCAATATACTTCTACTTATAATTATGTTCTCCAATGGTGGCCACCTTTGATTTCTAATATATACGCGTGCATCAGTTGGGTTTTAACGTTTGAGatgatttataaattgttttctttatggTTTTACTATTTTGCAACATAGTGGTAATTCATACATAAATtggtttgacaaaaaaaaactataaacttATGATTGTATAGTATCAttctatttgtattttactagtgcaagattttttatatgtggAAGATATGCAAtgtgtatgtattttttcaaagaatcCAATTGTTAACTTTGATCCATGGTGCAAATCCTATCTGATTTGGATTGCAAAACAACATCGAAATCTTATTTCAAAATGCCAGTTAATTCCCCCAGAAAAGTTATGCAATGTTCTTGAAAAATCTGAAAGTTTTATTAATGTCTTgctataatatttgaaatcaactacattaaacatttttgaatctCAAAATGTGGAAATATCTATTgcattatttcattataaaaggACATTTTCCATCATAGAGTAACACTGAATAAATATCAGATCAACGGAACATATGCAACAGTCTGTGGTTACAATATGTAATTGAATTTCTATAATATGAACTATAGTTATTTAACTGCAATTGTGTACATATACAAACAGAGACCGAACAAGCATTTTGAACACTTCGTGGTCGCCTGTATATAGAAGACAAAAGCTAATCTCAATAAACATTGTAACATTATCGCAAATCAATTAGTTAATTAATTTGATTAACATCATAAACGTGAATGTGACTGTAACATGTCCTTAACAAGTTCTGTGGCATGTAAACTGGTTCCCCAACTCAAAGCAATCCCAACGCCACCATGTCCGTAGTTATGCACTACCTGGAACAAGTATACATgttaagatatatatttatcatatattataattattcatatatattttcactTATATTTGTCTTAAATATGCGGAAGCGTATAATCGAAACAATGTTTGACTTTCTTTGTAAAAACCTTTTGACTTATTGAAGATCCTTTAATCTAGACCAGatggatgtggattttttttcaaaaaatttattaaaaaccgAACCTCTATCGGTCTGTAGCAATCAGAAATCGACAAAATATAACGACTGACATTATTTGGGTTAAATCATATGCTGCTTTATTTCATGTAACTAAATGATTAAAACCAACCTTCATTACCTTGCTTTAAAAGTCATGTGAATTGTGGCGTCCATGTACACCGTAAATATTGCGTCGTCCGTACGCGTTCCAATACAAAATGTTCGGTTACTAGTATTAACATTAATTTAGTGTTCCACATTGAACGCCAGCGTTAAAGACTATCAGTCTTTTAACGCATAATTATTTATGTCCAAAAACAATTTTCTGAATTGAATACTTTAATATTCGAATACTGTAATGGGGAGGGAAACAATACTTCATAGCTTAAGAATAGGACCAAAATTTAGTTCTATCCCGTTATATTTGGATTTTCTCTTATATATTTCTATCTAACAAGTTTGTAGAACAAGTTTGTAGAACAAGTTTGTAGAATAAGTTTGTAGAACAAGTTTGTAGAATAAGTTTGTAGAACAAGTTTGTAGAACAAGTTTGTAGAACAAGTTTGTAGAACAAGTTTGAAAAAATTAGTTTGAAGTACTAGTTTGATTAGTATTTATATACAAGTCTTTTGTTAGTACTCCACGGACATTTATTAGGCGTAGGCGGGAATACGGGTGGGGGTTCTATAGTCATATATAAGTCCGATACTTGAATAATATGTATCGACTATAAATATCATCGTTTGAAATTTAACAATCATACCTTTAATTTTCCAGTTGACAAGTTCATGATTTCAGGTTCTAAACGTAATGGAGTCCTTGATGGGCGCAGACCTACCCATTCACTGTCTATTTGCGCCCCCTAAAACAGGAAAAATCAACTTTGCATTACGTTGTATTGAACTAAAGAACTTTCTTCTCGTTTTTATCTACTATTTTGTGactattcatttaaaaatgtcttcataaaattcaaaacttcaaagtaaaatataacatgaGAAACCAATAAAGCTGAACactatttgtttactttatcaCCAATCAGAACAGTTGGAAAACATCTATGATATTCCTGTGTAGATATTTTCcgataaaaaaggaaaaacatgGTTTATAGCTTTATCTTGACCTCCCGCGTGTAAGGCTGctgctacctgtacataagaaaGGTCGTCAGCCGGCACTAGTCACACATGCCTGACTGAATAAATGCATGAttgattaaggtggtacccaacactttcactaaaaccGACCGTGCGAGGGATGAAAAggcagtcaaggtcgttaaacacttccatatatatttcagtaaaattaatttggctcgtttaattttcataaaatttgtcaaagtattgtacttttaatatcgacactttaacaaaaatataaaaattgaaccaatcattttgtcagaaaaaaatactCTAGTTAAATAGCAGtttgaaaaacacaaattttgatcattgagaagcttgctattccttttacaacacatcgtgattaaattatttagctgactttacagagttatctcactgtagtgttaggtaccaacTTAACTGGACATCAGCTTTCAAATTCATATTCATCTATTTGACTGAAACTCTCGCATTTGATTAATAATATACTTAGACGTATATATCCAAACATagacatatatatgtgtatgtcTTTGATCAAAATGATCAAAgtctaaaacaaacaatttaccaCGCATGAAGTCGCTCTAGCTACACAAATGTATGGGGTTAAATTAAAGGCCACatgaatatacaatgtatatgtataagGAGTTACTCTTTGTGATTGATACtctttttaaagttatgttCAGTTGGATAATTTTCGTTTTACCTGAAGTGGAGGCCAAAACTTATAGcatttttgttgaatttccTTCTTATCTTCTTCGTCTAATTCTAGACTGTAATTATTAGCTTGTCTGACACCACCAATTATCGTTAAGTCTCCACTAAAAAGgataaattcaatataattatataaacgccGTTAGTACCTGTATATACAAAGTACTACCGATGGAAATTCATCTCCTTATGGTATTTTCCGTTTTATATAATTTCGAACGaacaaatcttttttgaaaattgaacagTCTCTCTAAGATTTTGAAATGACAGTGAAATAGAATATTTACATTGTTGTGTTTCTACAGGCACTCAATATAAAATCTTTCCAAATTCAAATACTAGTCTTAAGCTGTTTTTTATATGTACCATTAGTGCTAAATTGACaaattccaaaatttcatatttttgtgttGTAAGAATGATGATTGGTTTTTCAACAGGgtcattttttctgtatatttgaAGACCATGGAAGTTAGAGTAAAAGACATATACGGAAGTCGttattacacacacacacacacacacacacacacacagaaacagaaaaattaatcattGCTCATTATTTCTTAGATATATTTTCGTATAGTTTCACATGCATTTTATATACAACTTAAAcctattaaggtggtatgggtaaaattgagaatggaaatggggaatgtgtcaaagagacaacaacccgaccaaataaaaaaacaacagcagaaggtcaccaacaggtcttcaatgtagcgataaattcccgcacccggaggcatccttcagctggcccctaaacaaatatttactagttcagtgataatgaacgccattctaattttcaaattgtacacaagaaactaaaattaaaataatacaagactaacaaaggccagaggctcctgacttgggacaggcgcaaatcTTTCGCCatctttgattgtaaaaaacagagaatctaaggtccatattttctagcaagttagcaaaatttgatgcaggaatgcacatatttaatgtgaattttcatttaaaagaactaatttataagaatataacttagaaatattaatatttttacaagtgtgaattatttttggttgtttatgactattttcaaattgacattttaaggggaggtaactctaaaacagtgcattttctgaaaaagtaaaatcacaaaaatactgaactcagaggaaaatcaatttggaaagtccattatcacatggcaaaatcaaaaaacaaaacgcataaaaaacgaatggacaagaactgtcatattcctgacttggtacaggcattttcaaatgtagaaaatggtggattaaacctggttctatagcgctaaccctctcactttaataacagtctcatcaaattccgctacatttacatgatgcgttaaataaacagtcacaattaataaaatagtcaaaatatgggtacatcagtcatcatcgtataacaattttaaaaggaacaatttaacaggacacaaaaacatctatctacgaacacatggattgatttgagtgtctgacgtcaggaaattatatacgtcacataaatttgtcgttcaatgtgcatacaaacaattttaaaatttacataggcaatgtacgcatacagggttaaaaaatcaaaagtatgtaagaatgaattacagaaatagaccgagagtCAAATTAGtacaaaagttatacatagaatttatgagaatccaaaactttgaaaagggaacaatttaacaggacacaaaaacatctactatctacgaacacatggattgatttgagtgtctgacgtcagaaaaattatatacgtcacataaatttgtcgttcaatgtgcatacaaacaattttaaaatttacataggcaatgtacgcatacagggttaaaaaatcaaaagtatgtaatttctcgttttgtttatatagattagaccgttggttttcccgtttgaatggttttacactagtaattttggggccctttatagcttgttgttcggtgtgagccaaggctccgtgttgaaggccgtactttaacctataatggtttaatttttaaattgttatttggatggagagttgtctcattggcactcacaccacatcttcctatatctaagaataaattacagaaatagaccgagattcaaactagtccaaatgttatacatagaatttatgagaatccaaaacttttaaaaggaacaatttaacaggacacaaaaacatctactatctacgaacacatggattgatttgattctgaaggactctacatgaaattttcctattttggcTTTTAGCCgtaaaaaacgtacggtgaccctatcttttcttttgatattctcaaagcagtgtctgaaagctatcttttcctaatttattttacaattctatcattttgtttagtgtcttttcacaaaattgtgttttttcctgtataatccatacaaaatttgtcattttgtcacaacctggagcttgagaaaatgcgcggtgacctatcatttttataatatttttgaacatgtatcaatagatactacattttgacaaagtatgaacaaattttatcatttttattttagactcccataccacctttaAATGAGTCCTTCaaaagatttaattttcaaatgctTGTTGCATTTCATATACAAGACTGTAAGCTCATTGCTTTTTAACGTTTATCACACATTTTAGAtgtatttttgtgttatatatTACTTATATCTTTCGATACATACTTTGGTAATATGTACTTTCCATCGTCTGTATACATCCAGTATTTTATCCAATCAGCTCGCAGctgtaaaaacaacaacaactgtTTACACTTTTCTACGTAACATCTACCATATATAGTGACCACCTTCGTGCCACTGGAGGATAACTTACAACAAGATGTTTATCATAATATTTAGGTTAattttatactaaaaaaaaataatagatgaatataaatattgcaAATGTATGTAATTAGTTTGATACAAATAGCtgaattttatattcaatttgatGTTTTGAGATGATAATGATTGATAATCTGAAATATTCTCCTGTTGTGCAATTAATGATGCTTTCGGGTAGATTGTTTCAGTTCGTTATGTGCTTGTGAAAAAGGAGTCTTTTCTCTGCTATGTTTttatgcgcctgtcccaaatcaggagcctctagcctttgttagttttgtatgtttttttaatttgagttcatttatatatttggattttagtgtgacgtccattttcacgtCCCatcaggggccagctgaggaaATTTTCTCTCTTTTGGAAATtatatgatgttttaaaattttcagcTTTTTCATGTCCTATTTTGTATATTACATTACCGAACCTTAATGCATATGTCAAAACTAATTTGTACGCGATAGAAAAATCAACTGTAACTATAAAAACGATATAGaactcaaaaacaattaaaatcccTTTCATCACATGGATTCACTTTAGGAAAACAAGGATACTggtcaaatattttacccttTTCACTGAAGTTGCtgattttgttactttttaaaatattttgtcccAGTGTTTTGACAAACAATATACAACAAAAGAACAGCATGAAAATGTCCCCGAACGTAGGTGTGGCAATGTCATATTGTTATCTtggttttctataaaaatctaaGAAGCCAAGGTTCCATCTCCTTCAATCACTGTTGACATCATATGGATTGGGTTATTAATATTCTTTAAGACAGTGTTTGATTATATATAATACTtcttcacgtgattttgatttcACTATGAATTTGAACAACGGAAATGTATGCATCTGTGGGAGAGTTTGCAAGAACCAACGTGGTCTGAAGATACATATGGGAAAGATGAAATGCAAGCCAAATCAGTGCGTAACACAATGCACAGGGCAACCTGGTGAGACGGAGGAGGAGGTGGTTCAGGATACAAACCACAGCGACCACAGCCTACATGTGTTATACAATGAGGAGGACAGCATGGTAGAGAGGAATCAACAAGAAAAGGAGGGTTTAGACAACAACAGACAGCCACAAGAGCCAAAAAGAACATCAGACACAAGTGAGAACATAAGAAGAAAGAGAGTAAACTGGCCcaacaataaaagtaaaagtgAATGGCAACAGTTTGATGAGGATGTGGATGCAATTTTGAACACACCATTGGCAGGTAA
Proteins encoded:
- the LOC134706096 gene encoding complement C1q-like protein 2, whose product is MAFHKYVYIVVILELWFHECLCDYQYPEQYVKEMLDNFNDRLTMMQKESTYLRDEFENLKRECLRPKDLQQMTDTRKRILLAGADSKRIAFSTTLTHNAVLGYHTPIEFDRIITNVGNAYDSSDGHFIAPIKGLYLISVSIMNVEGHEEYTEIVRNGVQYVAMYSDDDDYSMASQTIVVLLETGDKVWVRKLFGGSATILGHPNEPYNTFSGVLLFEM